The Hymenobacter baengnokdamensis genome includes a region encoding these proteins:
- a CDS encoding DUF420 domain-containing protein, with translation MTTATEQLHPPVLEPGDYTKYKVILGTLGVVVPLLVAVLFYFKNIFRIQGADVYLHALPAVNAALNSLTAVALLTGFYFIRQKNVLAHRTAMGTAFALGGLFLISYVAYHSQVESTHFGGVGAVKAIYFLLLLTHISLAAVTVALVLFTLYFALTGQYTKHKRIARWTFPIWLYVSVTGVIVYFMIAPYYPVV, from the coding sequence ATGACAACCGCGACTGAGCAGCTACACCCGCCTGTGCTGGAGCCCGGCGACTATACCAAGTATAAGGTTATTCTGGGGACGCTGGGCGTAGTAGTACCGCTGCTGGTAGCCGTGCTGTTTTACTTCAAAAATATCTTCCGCATTCAGGGGGCCGATGTGTATCTGCACGCGCTGCCCGCGGTCAATGCCGCCCTCAACTCGCTAACGGCCGTAGCGTTACTGACCGGCTTTTACTTTATCAGGCAGAAAAACGTGCTGGCACACCGCACGGCCATGGGCACGGCTTTCGCGCTGGGCGGCTTGTTTTTAATTTCTTACGTCGCCTACCACTCGCAGGTCGAGAGCACGCATTTTGGCGGTGTTGGGGCAGTGAAAGCCATTTATTTTCTGTTGCTGCTCACGCACATCAGCCTGGCCGCCGTCACGGTGGCCTTGGTTCTCTTTACCTTATACTTCGCGCTGACCGGCCAGTACACCAAGCATAAGCGCATTGCCCGGTGGACCTTTCCCATTTGGCTTTACGTCTCGGTAACGGGCGTCATCGTATATTTCATGATTGCGCCGTATTACCCGGTAGTCTAA
- a CDS encoding cytochrome C oxidase subunit IV family protein, which translates to MSAHAATEQSAFTGEIPKPNTAWIWKTFWILVVITAIEFAIAFSMTSPGLRTFRNSIFIVMTLLKAFFIVGEFMHLKHEVKSLIWTILIPTALLVWLVVALVTEGSYVGEVLSHMFSS; encoded by the coding sequence ATGTCTGCTCACGCTGCTACCGAACAAAGCGCCTTTACCGGTGAAATTCCCAAGCCCAATACCGCCTGGATTTGGAAGACCTTCTGGATTCTGGTTGTTATCACGGCAATAGAGTTTGCCATTGCCTTCTCGATGACCTCGCCGGGCCTGCGGACGTTCCGCAATAGTATCTTCATCGTGATGACGCTGCTCAAGGCTTTCTTTATTGTGGGAGAGTTTATGCACCTGAAACACGAGGTAAAGAGTCTTATCTGGACGATTCTGATACCGACGGCGCTGCTGGTGTGGCTGGTAGTGGCCCTCGTAACGGAAGGCTCGTACGTAGGCGAAGTCCTTTCGCACATGTTTAGCAGCTAA
- a CDS encoding cytochrome c oxidase subunit 3: MAHSTTLQPTAASAAYVDAPRTGTWDGGNEPFKASYGKLMMWIFLLSDTFTFGAFLTAYGLIRHKHGVFTGQAKDFFFSTAHWPIPEKVFNAFPGMHGVDLPLAFVALMTMILIFSSVTMVLAVEAGHRMDKADVQKWLLWTILFGSMFLCSQAIEWTHFIGGHEEGTRMADGTIFHGANLVMNQYGPPLFGDLFFFITGFHGTHVFSGVCLLVWCFIATTNGTFEKRGHYEMIEKIGLYWHFVDLVWVFVFTFFYLV, translated from the coding sequence ATGGCCCACTCCACTACTTTGCAGCCCACCGCTGCCTCTGCCGCCTACGTCGATGCCCCCCGCACCGGCACCTGGGACGGCGGCAATGAACCCTTCAAGGCAAGCTACGGCAAGCTGATGATGTGGATTTTCCTGCTCTCGGATACCTTCACTTTCGGCGCATTTCTGACGGCCTACGGCCTCATTCGCCACAAGCACGGGGTATTCACGGGGCAGGCAAAGGACTTTTTCTTTAGCACCGCGCATTGGCCAATCCCGGAAAAGGTATTTAATGCCTTTCCCGGTATGCATGGCGTAGACCTGCCGCTGGCGTTCGTGGCGCTGATGACCATGATTCTTATTTTCAGCTCCGTAACGATGGTACTGGCCGTAGAGGCCGGCCACCGGATGGACAAGGCTGATGTGCAGAAGTGGCTGTTGTGGACCATTTTGTTTGGCAGCATGTTTCTCTGCAGCCAGGCCATTGAGTGGACCCACTTTATCGGTGGCCACGAAGAGGGCACGCGCATGGCCGATGGCACCATCTTTCACGGTGCTAACCTGGTGATGAATCAGTACGGCCCGCCGCTGTTTGGCGACCTGTTCTTCTTTATTACCGGCTTCCACGGTACCCACGTATTTTCGGGGGTTTGCCTGCTGGTATGGTGCTTTATCGCTACCACCAACGGCACCTTTGAAAAGCGCGGTCATTACGAGATGATTGAGAAAATCGGCCTCTACTGGCACTTCGTAGACCTGGTATGGGTATTTGTCTTCACGTTCTTCTACCTCGTTTAA
- a CDS encoding cytochrome c oxidase subunit 3 has protein sequence MKTSEAIYADKELGLGWHPKRVLLVLLIFSIVMMFAAFTSGYIVRRDEGNWREFDLPVSLLFNSVVIALSSAAMQWAYYSAKHDEVKRTHLGLLLTMVLGIVFLFGQVHSWGDLVAGHTFFGGADANPSGSFVYVLMGVHAFHLITGLIFVAVVLKRSLNYQVHSRAMLSIGNATLYWHFLGGLWLYLYLFLLLNH, from the coding sequence ATGAAGACTTCCGAAGCAATTTATGCGGATAAGGAGCTGGGCCTGGGCTGGCACCCCAAGCGGGTACTCCTCGTTCTGCTTATTTTCAGCATTGTAATGATGTTTGCCGCTTTCACCAGCGGCTATATAGTGCGGCGTGATGAAGGCAACTGGCGCGAGTTTGACCTGCCCGTAAGCTTGCTCTTCAATTCCGTCGTCATTGCGCTCAGCAGCGCGGCTATGCAGTGGGCTTACTATTCGGCCAAGCACGACGAGGTGAAGCGCACGCACCTGGGGCTGCTGCTGACGATGGTGCTGGGCATAGTATTTTTGTTTGGGCAGGTTCACTCGTGGGGCGACCTGGTGGCCGGCCACACCTTCTTCGGCGGGGCCGATGCCAATCCGTCGGGTTCTTTCGTGTATGTATTGATGGGCGTACACGCTTTCCACCTTATCACGGGCCTCATTTTTGTGGCCGTAGTTTTGAAGCGAAGCCTTAATTATCAGGTGCATTCGCGCGCAATGCTTTCGATTGGTAACGCTACCTTATACTGGCACTTCCTGGGCGGGCTTTGGCTGTACCTGTATTTGTTCCTACTTTTGAACCACTAA
- the cyoE gene encoding heme o synthase → MTKARAYFQLIKFRLSFTVAFSSALGYLLGSATPSWGRALLVLLGGLLVTGAANIINQIFEKDLDKLMRRTENRPLPTGRLSPTEAWVFCVLLAVVGLGMLAYYFNPLSAALSLLSLILYGFIYTPLKTVSPVCVAVGAIPGGLPPLIGWVAATGYIGEAAWVLFGIQFMWQFPHFWAIAWVADDDYKRAGFKMLPTPGERDLRTAFQIMTYTVLLIPVSLLPLVLGISGRTSAVVALVCGVLFTLLTVRLMRTQDRKAALSIMFASFLYLPIVQIALLLDKV, encoded by the coding sequence ATGACGAAGGCCCGCGCCTATTTTCAGCTCATCAAGTTTCGGCTATCCTTTACGGTTGCGTTTTCCAGCGCGCTGGGTTACCTGTTGGGGTCGGCTACACCAAGCTGGGGGCGGGCGCTGCTGGTACTGCTGGGCGGCCTGCTCGTAACGGGCGCGGCCAATATCATCAACCAGATATTCGAGAAAGACCTTGATAAGCTGATGCGCCGTACCGAGAACCGGCCCCTGCCCACTGGCCGCCTCTCGCCCACCGAAGCCTGGGTATTTTGCGTTCTGCTGGCCGTGGTAGGGCTGGGTATGCTGGCGTATTATTTTAACCCACTCTCGGCGGCTCTCTCGCTGCTATCGCTGATTCTTTACGGGTTTATATACACGCCGCTCAAAACGGTATCGCCGGTGTGCGTGGCCGTAGGAGCGATTCCGGGGGGACTGCCGCCGCTCATTGGCTGGGTAGCAGCTACCGGCTATATAGGGGAAGCTGCCTGGGTGCTGTTCGGTATTCAGTTTATGTGGCAGTTTCCGCACTTCTGGGCCATTGCCTGGGTGGCTGATGACGACTATAAGCGGGCCGGCTTCAAGATGCTTCCTACACCGGGCGAGCGCGACCTGCGCACGGCATTTCAGATAATGACCTACACGGTGCTGCTGATTCCGGTGTCGCTGCTGCCGCTCGTGCTGGGTATCTCGGGCCGTACGTCGGCGGTGGTGGCGCTGGTGTGCGGAGTACTGTTTACGCTGCTTACGGTGCGCCTGATGCGCACCCAGGACCGTAAGGCCGCGCTGAGTATCATGTTTGCGTCGTTTCTCTACCTGCCCATTGTGCAGATTGCGCTGCTTTTAGATAAAGTTTGA
- a CDS encoding COX15/CtaA family protein: MKELKFVRRFRFWSVLTVISIYLLILVGGVVRATGSGMGCPDWPKCFGQWVPPTEASQLPPGYKQVYTAQRVAKNQKLARTLASMGFGQVAGEIFAHPTQYIETDFNAVKTWIEYLNRLLGALIGIFVFVTAVVALPYWRRDRPVVGLAVGAWVLTGFQGWLGSLVVSTNLLPVMVTIHMGLALLIVAMLLYAAHRARWGGAEAELDRQLELETLGGEEDEALATATGLRWLMWGALLLTFVQIILGTQVREEIDRIASAAGYGHRSTWIEALGSVFEAHRTLSAILVLANVYIGFQLWQLDTAGLRQLVAATGVLLGLELVAGITLAYFALPAFVQPIHLTLATLLFGTQFLTLLALRRLVRVGAFAGAPPLQEAN, encoded by the coding sequence ATGAAGGAATTGAAGTTTGTGCGGCGCTTCCGTTTTTGGAGCGTCCTGACGGTGATAAGTATCTACCTGCTGATTCTGGTAGGGGGCGTAGTGCGGGCAACCGGCTCGGGTATGGGTTGCCCTGATTGGCCCAAGTGCTTTGGGCAGTGGGTGCCACCTACGGAGGCCAGCCAGCTACCCCCTGGTTATAAGCAGGTGTATACTGCCCAGCGGGTAGCTAAAAACCAGAAACTGGCGCGCACACTGGCGAGTATGGGATTTGGGCAGGTAGCAGGAGAAATATTTGCCCATCCAACTCAGTATATAGAAACGGATTTTAATGCTGTTAAAACGTGGATTGAATACTTGAACCGTCTGCTGGGGGCACTCATTGGCATTTTTGTGTTTGTAACTGCCGTAGTAGCGCTGCCATACTGGCGCCGTGACCGGCCGGTGGTGGGGCTGGCAGTAGGAGCGTGGGTGCTTACCGGCTTTCAGGGTTGGCTGGGGTCGCTGGTAGTGTCGACCAACCTGCTGCCCGTGATGGTGACAATTCATATGGGGCTGGCGCTGTTGATTGTGGCTATGCTGCTGTATGCGGCACACCGGGCCCGCTGGGGCGGGGCCGAAGCCGAGCTTGACCGCCAACTGGAGCTGGAAACCCTAGGGGGCGAGGAAGACGAAGCGCTGGCCACTGCCACTGGCCTGCGCTGGCTGATGTGGGGTGCGCTGCTACTCACCTTCGTACAGATAATACTAGGTACGCAGGTGCGCGAGGAGATAGACCGGATTGCATCGGCGGCTGGCTACGGGCATCGTAGTACCTGGATTGAGGCGCTGGGTAGCGTTTTTGAGGCGCATCGTACACTCTCGGCCATCCTGGTGCTGGCCAACGTGTATATTGGCTTCCAGCTCTGGCAGCTGGATACTGCGGGGCTGCGGCAACTGGTAGCGGCTACCGGGGTCCTGTTAGGGCTGGAACTGGTGGCGGGCATTACGCTGGCTTATTTCGCGCTGCCCGCTTTTGTGCAGCCCATACACCTGACCCTGGCAACCCTGCTCTTTGGTACTCAGTTTTTGACGCTGCTGGCTCTGCGGCGGCTGGTGCGGGTAGGGGCGTTTGCCGGAGCACCGCCCCTACAAGAAGCGAACTAA